One window of Triticum dicoccoides isolate Atlit2015 ecotype Zavitan chromosome 5A, WEW_v2.0, whole genome shotgun sequence genomic DNA carries:
- the LOC119297008 gene encoding cinnamoyl-CoA reductase 1-like translates to MGFDGANTANCVATGRGRTVCVTGAGGFIASWLVKLLLKKGYAVHGTVRNPDDVARNAHLGALEGATERLTLFRVDLLDKESLVAAFRGCEGVFHTACPVTDDPEKMIEPAVNGTRNVINAAAEVGGIRRVVMTSSIGAVYMDPRRSLDGEADETCWSDLEFCKKTKNWYCYAKTVAEQAAWELAKERKLDLVVINPSLVLGPLLQTAVNASTWHIAKYLDGSVQTYSNAAQAYVHVRDVADAHARAYETLDAHGRYLCTGRTLHRAEVCRILAKFFSEYPIPMRCKEGTDEMKKGCQFNSRRITELGVGITPASQCLYDTITSLQDKGFLPRRDADMS, encoded by the exons ATGGGTTTTGATGGTGCCAACACGGCTAACTGCGTCGCCACTGGCCGCGGACGCACTGTGTGTGTGACCGGCGCCGGTGGTTTCATCGCGTCCTGGCTCGTGAAGCTCCTCCTGAAGAAGGGCTACGCCGTCCACGGCACGGTCCGGAACCCTG ATGATGTGGCAAGGAATGCTCACCTGGGAGCCTTGGAAGGGGCGACAGAGCGGCTGACCCTCTTCCGGGTGGACCTGCTAGACAAGGAGAGCCTCGTCGCTGCATTCCGAGGATGCGAAGGCGTATTCCATACCGCATGCCCTGTCACCGATGACCCG GAAAAAATGATCGAGCCGGCGGTGAACGGGACGAGAAACGTGATCAACGCCGCGGCGGAGGTGGGCGGCATCCGGCGTGTGGTAATGACATCGTCGATCGGCGCCGTGTACATGGATCCTCGCCGCAGCCTCGATGGGGAGGCCGACGAGACATGTTGGAGTGACCTCGAGTTCTGCAAGAAAACAAAG AACTGGTACTGCTATGCAAAGACGGTGGCAGAGCAGGCGGCATGGGAGCTTGCCAAGGAGAGGAAGCTAGACCTTGTGGTGATCAACCCGTCTCTAGTGCTGGGCCCTCTGCTGCAGACGGCGGTGAACGCCAGCACGTGGCATATCGCCAAGTACCTTGACGGCTCGGTACAGACGTACAGCAATGCGGCACAGGCATACGTGCATGTCCGTGACGTTGCGGATGCACACGCGCGTGCATATGAGACACTTGACGCGCATGGCCGGTACCTCTGCACGGGGCGCACCCTGCACCGCGCCGAGGTGTGTCGTATCCTCGCCAAGTTCTTTTCGGAGTACCCAATACCCATGAGGTGCAAGGAAGGAACGGACGAGATGAAGAAGGGGTGTCAGTTCAACAGTCGAAGGATCACAGAGCTCGGCGTCGGCATCACGCCGGCGAGCCAGTGTCTGTACGACACCATCACCAGCCTTCAGGACAAGGGCTTCTTACCCCGTCGCGACGCTGATATGTCCTGA